A stretch of Deltaproteobacteria bacterium DNA encodes these proteins:
- a CDS encoding thrombospondin type 3 repeat-containing protein: MLRCALAVALLATVFAGCTEGENSETVEVPTAEPKDVGQSDEDACASETAEKLMEMDWDGDGEYDVFDADWDNDGVPNDVDNCAWYANADQADANEDDRGDACEGVEDPVDELIYPASISPAFVVGVLVAFGFRARTNRGAAKQRVRERVVGRGGV, translated from the coding sequence ATGCTGCGTTGTGCACTTGCGGTTGCGCTCCTGGCGACGGTCTTCGCCGGCTGCACCGAGGGCGAGAATTCGGAAACCGTCGAGGTTCCGACCGCGGAGCCCAAGGATGTCGGTCAGTCGGATGAAGACGCCTGCGCGTCCGAGACGGCCGAGAAGCTCATGGAGATGGATTGGGACGGCGACGGCGAATACGACGTGTTCGATGCGGATTGGGATAACGACGGAGTGCCCAATGACGTGGACAACTGCGCGTGGTACGCCAACGCGGATCAGGCGGACGCCAACGAAGACGACCGCGGAGACGCTTGCGAGGGCGTGGAAGATCCCGTCGATGAGTTGATCTATCCCGCTTCCATATCGCCGGCGTTCGTCGTGGGAGTCCTCGTCGCGTTCGGGTTTCGCGCGCGAACGAATCGCGGCGCGGCGAAGCAACGCGTTCGGGAGCGCGTTGTCGGACGGGGCGGCGTTTGA